A region from the Bactrocera dorsalis isolate Fly_Bdor chromosome 1, ASM2337382v1, whole genome shotgun sequence genome encodes:
- the LOC105232141 gene encoding histidine-rich glycoprotein produces the protein MAFKVFATLSLCLALAVVNASPYGHHEHGGHGGHGGHAGHGGLGGHGRLGGHGGHEGHGHSASSHASVHLVSHDDHHDHHGHHGGGHEHGDGHDSHAEYHFNYGVKDKKTGDFKGQSEKRDGHKVSGHYELIDADGHKRTVHYTADKHSGFHAVVHREPTHHHVADHGHTSYYGGHAEVKSHEGGDDGGHGHGHGYGHEHGHGHHSSGFSIKQEHGVAIHHHGGHDSGHGHGGH, from the exons ATGGCTTTTAAG GTTTTCGCTACCCTTTCACTTTGCCTCGCACTGGCAGTGGTTAATGCCTCGCCATATGGGCATCATGAACATGGTGGACACGGAGGACATGGTGGTCATGCTGGTCATGGTGGACTTGGTGGACATGGTAGACTTGGTGGTCACGGTGGTCATGAAGGGCATGGTCACAGTGCTTCCAGTCACGCTTCGGTGCATTTAGTCTCACATGACGATCATCATGATCATCACGGTCATCATGGAGGCGGCCACGAACATGGTGATGGCCATGATTCACATGCCGAGTACCATTTCAACTATGGTGTTAAGGACAAGAAGACGGGCGATTTCAAGGGGCAAAGCGAAAAACGTGATGGCCATAAAGTATCCGGACACTACGAGCTGATTGATGCCGATGGTCACAAGAGAACTGTCCACTATACAGCTGACAAGCATAGCGGTTTCCATGCCGTCGTACATCGTGAACCCACACACCATCATGTTGCTGATCACGGACACACTAGCTACTATGGCGGTCACGCTGAGGTCAAATCCCATGAAGGAGGCGATGATGGCGGTCACGGTCATGGACATGGATATGGTCATGAACACGGACATGGCCACCATTCTAGCGGTTTCTCCATCAAGCAAGAACATGGTGTTGCTATCCATCATCACGGTGGTCATGATAGTGGTCATGGCCATGGTGGTCATTAA
- the LOC105232150 gene encoding histidine-rich glycoprotein — translation MAFKFIAAFAFCSALVVVNAAPYIHHEESGGHEHEVHSGGSSHASIHLVSHDDHHDEHGHEHGDGHDSHAEYHFNYGVKDKKTGDYKEHSEKRDGHKVTGHYELIDADGHKRTVHYTADKHSGFHAVVHREPTHHHVADHGHTSYYGGYAHLEEHHGSEHGHEHGHGHGHHGHESGFSIKQEHGVPFHHEAHHESGHEGGGEGGQDGGHGYGH, via the exons ATGGCCTTTAAG TTTATCGCTGCATTCGCTTTCTGTTCTGCGCTGGTCGTAGTCAACGCCGCACCATATATACATCACGAAGAGAGTGGCGGACACGAGCACGAGGTACACAGCGGCGGCTCTAGTCACGCATCCATACACTTGGTCTCACATGACGATCATCATGATGAGCATGGACACGAACATGGTGATGGTCATGATTCGCATGCCGAGTACCATTTCAACTATGGTGTTAAGGATAAGAAAACCGGTGACTATAAGGAGCATAGCGAAAAACGTGATGGCCACAAAGTAACCGGACATTATGAGTTGATTGATGCCGATGGCCATAAGCGCACTGTCCACTACACAGCTGACAAGCATAGCGGTTTCCATGCCGTCGTACATCGCGAACCCACACACCATCATGTTGCCGATCACGGACACACCAGCTACTATGGCGGTTATGCCCATCTCGAGGAACATCATGGTAGTGAGCATGGTCATGAACATGGCCATGGACACGGTCATCATGGTCATGAGAGCGGTTTCTCGATCAAACAGGAGCATGGTGTGCCTTTCCATCACGAAGCTCATCATGAAAGTGGTCACGAGGGTGGTGGTGAAGGTGGCCAAGATGGTGGACACGGTTATGGTCATTAA